A single window of Flavobacterium sp. 140616W15 DNA harbors:
- a CDS encoding helix-turn-helix domain-containing protein, with product MSTETKPRHIGRNISRIRELRDMKQEALAQAIGTTQQSISIIEGSESVDDEKLKAIAEALGVPAEVIKNFSEEAVFNIIGNTYHNDSSSIKNNNCTFNPLDKLLEAFDKNEKLYERLVLAEKEKVALLEKLLSQK from the coding sequence ATGAGCACAGAAACAAAACCTAGACATATCGGAAGAAACATTAGCCGAATCAGAGAGCTTAGAGACATGAAACAAGAAGCTCTTGCACAAGCAATTGGCACTACGCAACAATCTATCTCTATTATTGAGGGAAGCGAAAGCGTTGATGATGAAAAACTAAAAGCAATTGCCGAAGCTTTGGGTGTTCCTGCCGAAGTGATAAAAAACTTTTCTGAAGAAGCTGTTTTTAATATTATTGGAAATACTTATCATAATGATTCTTCTTCTATAAAAAATAACAACTGTACTTTTAATCCGTTAGATAAACTTCTTGAAGCTTTTGATAAAAATGAAAAACTTTACGAACGATTGGTTCTAGCTGAAAAAGAGAAAGTTGCTCTTTTAGAAAAATTACTAAGCCAAAAATAA
- a CDS encoding succinate dehydrogenase cytochrome b subunit, giving the protein MAQSALLNASILKKVAMALSGIFLITFLALHVSLNFISIISIDVFNEASHFMGYNPLIQYVMQPVLAIGVIFHFVMGFVLTLQNSAARPIAYAKYNGAANASWTSRNMIISGAVILAFLVLHFYDFWFPEVTYKYIVGTAPDATRYYGELVHKFHDPIRTGLYCISFVLLGFHLWHGFSSSLQSMGMNNKYSRSLSRFGYGFAVVVPALFVIIALFHHFNN; this is encoded by the coding sequence ATGGCACAATCTGCACTATTGAATGCTTCCATCTTAAAGAAAGTGGCTATGGCTCTTTCGGGAATATTCTTAATCACGTTTTTAGCGCTGCATGTTTCCTTAAATTTTATTTCTATTATAAGTATAGATGTCTTTAACGAGGCTTCTCACTTTATGGGATACAATCCGCTGATTCAATATGTAATGCAACCTGTTTTGGCAATCGGTGTAATTTTCCATTTTGTAATGGGATTTGTATTGACACTTCAAAACAGCGCGGCAAGACCAATTGCATATGCAAAATACAACGGAGCTGCTAATGCTTCATGGACTTCTAGAAATATGATTATTTCTGGAGCTGTTATTTTAGCATTTTTAGTATTGCATTTTTACGATTTTTGGTTTCCTGAAGTTACCTATAAATATATAGTAGGTACAGCACCAGATGCTACAAGGTATTATGGAGAATTAGTTCATAAATTTCATGATCCAATTCGTACAGGATTGTACTGTATTTCTTTTGTGTTGTTAGGTTTCCACCTTTGGCACGGATTCAGTTCTTCACTTCAGTCAATGGGGATGAACAATAAGTACTCTAGATCTTTAAGTAGATTCGGTTATGGATTTGCGGTAGTAGTTCCTGCTCTTTTCGTAATAATCGCATTATTTCATCATTTCAATAATTAA
- a CDS encoding alpha/beta fold hydrolase, with protein sequence MKNILFKNTNISYSDTGKGTTIVLLHGFLENKTMWNHYVDAFSKNYRVVTIDLLGHGKTEPRGYVHTMEDNADVVNEVLSHLKIEKAILIGHSMGGYVALAFAELYTEKVQGLVLLNSTSKPDNAERKLNRTRAIKAVKLNYTAFISLAIGNLFSENNRERLATNIELVKEEALKTPLQGIIASLEGMKIRKDKEIILHTNLFPMLLILGEKDPVLNYEESIQQIENTNVSLVTFPDGHMSSIENETELTAVLLDFFNKI encoded by the coding sequence TTGAAAAATATCCTCTTCAAAAATACCAATATCTCATATTCAGACACAGGAAAAGGCACAACCATCGTTTTGCTTCATGGTTTCTTAGAAAACAAGACCATGTGGAATCATTATGTTGATGCATTCTCTAAAAATTACCGCGTTGTCACTATTGATTTATTAGGCCATGGAAAAACAGAACCACGAGGTTACGTTCATACAATGGAGGACAATGCTGATGTGGTAAACGAAGTCCTATCTCATCTTAAGATCGAGAAGGCTATTTTAATAGGACACTCTATGGGCGGTTATGTCGCTTTGGCTTTCGCTGAATTATATACCGAAAAAGTACAAGGTTTAGTTTTATTAAATTCTACATCTAAACCTGATAATGCCGAAAGAAAACTAAACCGAACCAGAGCCATCAAAGCCGTTAAACTAAACTATACAGCTTTTATAAGTTTAGCTATAGGTAATTTATTTAGCGAAAACAACCGAGAAAGGCTTGCTACAAACATCGAACTCGTAAAAGAAGAAGCCTTAAAAACGCCGCTTCAAGGAATAATTGCCTCATTAGAAGGCATGAAGATCAGAAAAGATAAGGAGATTATTTTACATACAAATCTTTTCCCAATGTTATTGATTTTAGGAGAAAAAGACCCTGTTTTAAACTACGAAGAAAGTATTCAACAAATAGAAAATACAAATGTATCACTTGTAACTTTCCCTGATGGGCATATGAGCTCTATCGAGAACGAAACAGAATTGACTGCTGTTTTATTAGATTTTTTTAATAAGATTTAA
- a CDS encoding fumarate reductase/succinate dehydrogenase flavoprotein subunit has protein sequence MALDSKIPHGPISDKWTDYKDHINLVNPANKRNLDVIVVGTGLAGGSAAATLAELGYNVKAFCFQDSPRRAHSIAAQGGINAAKNYQGDGDSVFRLFYDTVKGGDYRAREANVHRLAEVSANIIDQCVAQGVPLAREYGGLLDNRSFGGTLVSRTFYAKGQTGQQLLLGAYSAMNRQIGRGKIKMYNRHEMLDLVIVDGKARGIIARNLITGEIERHSAHAVVIGSGGYGNVFFLSTNAMGSNATAAWKIHKKGAFFANPCYTQIHPTCIPVSGDHQSKLTLMSESLRNDGRIWVPAKLEDAKAIREGKKKPTDLSEEERDYYLERRYPSFGNLVPRDVASRAAKERCDAGFGVNKTGEAVYLDFAAAIQRYGKEQAYVKGLDANDKNLVIKLGTEVVENKYGNLFQMYLKIVDENPYITPMMIYPAVHYTMGGTWVDYNLMTTIPGCFSIGESNFSDHGANRLGASALMQGLADGYFVLPYTIGDYLSPDIKMGPISTDLPEFVEAEKAVKDQIEKFLNNNGTHSVDHFHKKLGKIMWDKVGMARNAKGLNEAIVEIAALREEFYRDVKVPGKANEFNQELEKATRVADFLELGELFAKDALHRNESCGGHFREEYQSADGEAQRDDENFAYVAAWEYKGKPSDAVLHKEELVFDNIKLVTRSYK, from the coding sequence ATGGCATTAGATTCAAAAATTCCACACGGCCCAATTTCGGACAAATGGACAGATTATAAAGATCATATTAATTTAGTAAACCCTGCTAACAAACGTAACTTAGATGTTATTGTTGTTGGAACTGGTTTAGCTGGAGGTTCTGCTGCGGCGACTCTTGCTGAATTAGGGTATAACGTAAAAGCTTTTTGTTTTCAAGATTCACCACGTCGTGCGCACTCAATTGCAGCACAAGGGGGAATTAATGCAGCAAAAAACTATCAAGGAGATGGAGATTCAGTTTTCCGTTTGTTTTATGATACAGTAAAAGGGGGTGACTACCGTGCGCGTGAAGCAAACGTTCATCGTCTTGCCGAAGTTTCGGCTAATATTATCGACCAATGTGTGGCTCAAGGAGTTCCATTGGCTCGTGAATACGGTGGTTTATTAGATAACCGTTCTTTTGGAGGAACTTTGGTTTCTAGAACTTTTTATGCAAAAGGACAAACCGGACAACAATTATTATTAGGAGCATATTCTGCAATGAACCGTCAAATCGGTCGTGGAAAAATCAAAATGTACAACCGTCACGAAATGCTAGATTTAGTTATTGTAGACGGAAAAGCAAGAGGTATTATTGCTCGTAACTTAATTACAGGAGAAATCGAAAGACACTCAGCTCACGCTGTTGTTATTGGTTCAGGTGGTTACGGAAACGTATTTTTCTTATCGACAAATGCGATGGGAAGTAATGCTACTGCAGCTTGGAAAATTCACAAAAAAGGAGCGTTTTTTGCAAATCCTTGTTACACACAAATTCACCCAACATGTATTCCAGTTTCTGGAGATCACCAGTCAAAATTGACTTTGATGTCTGAATCTTTACGTAATGATGGTCGTATTTGGGTGCCTGCAAAATTAGAAGATGCAAAAGCTATCCGTGAAGGAAAGAAAAAACCAACAGATTTATCTGAGGAAGAAAGAGATTATTACTTAGAAAGAAGATACCCTTCATTTGGAAATTTAGTTCCTCGTGACGTTGCATCTCGTGCCGCTAAAGAGCGTTGTGATGCAGGTTTTGGAGTAAATAAAACAGGTGAGGCTGTTTACCTTGATTTTGCTGCAGCAATACAGCGTTATGGTAAAGAACAAGCTTATGTTAAAGGTTTAGATGCTAATGATAAGAACCTGGTTATTAAATTAGGAACTGAAGTAGTTGAAAATAAATACGGAAACTTATTCCAAATGTATTTAAAAATCGTTGACGAAAACCCATACATAACACCAATGATGATTTATCCTGCGGTTCACTATACAATGGGTGGAACTTGGGTTGATTATAATTTAATGACTACAATTCCTGGATGTTTCTCTATTGGAGAGTCTAACTTCTCTGATCACGGAGCAAACAGATTAGGAGCTTCTGCTTTAATGCAAGGTTTAGCAGATGGATATTTTGTATTACCATACACTATCGGAGATTATTTGTCACCAGATATCAAGATGGGACCTATTTCTACAGATTTACCAGAATTCGTAGAAGCTGAGAAAGCTGTAAAAGACCAAATCGAGAAATTCCTTAACAATAACGGTACACATTCTGTTGACCATTTCCATAAGAAATTAGGGAAAATTATGTGGGATAAAGTTGGTATGGCTCGTAACGCTAAAGGATTAAATGAAGCTATTGTAGAAATTGCTGCTTTACGTGAAGAATTTTACAGAGATGTAAAAGTACCAGGAAAAGCGAATGAGTTTAATCAAGAATTAGAGAAAGCGACACGTGTTGCCGATTTCTTGGAGCTAGGTGAATTGTTTGCGAAAGATGCTTTACACAGAAATGAATCTTGTGGAGGTCACTTCCGTGAAGAATACCAATCAGCAGATGGAGAAGCACAACGTGATGATGAAAACTTTGCTTATGTAGCAGCTTGGGAGTACAAAGGAAAACCTAGCGATGCAGTATTGCATAAAGAAGAATTAGTTTTCGATAATATTAAATTGGTAACTCGTAGTTATAAATAG
- a CDS encoding succinate dehydrogenase/fumarate reductase iron-sulfur subunit encodes MKLTLKIWRQKNAEDKGGIVDYPIDGIEPDMSFLEMLDVLNEQLINKGEEPVAFDHDCREGICGMCSLFINGEAHGPDRGVTTCQLHMRMFKDGDTIFIEPFRAKAFPVIKDLVVDRTSFDRIQHAGGFISVNTSGNTIDANTIPINKHDADMAFDAATCIGCGACVATCKNSSAMLFVSAKVSQYALLPQGRIEATDRVLNMVHQMDAEGFGNCTNTGACEVECPKGISLENIARMNREYLSASLKG; translated from the coding sequence ATGAAACTTACATTAAAAATATGGCGTCAGAAAAACGCTGAAGATAAAGGTGGAATCGTAGATTACCCAATCGACGGTATTGAACCAGATATGTCTTTCCTTGAAATGTTAGATGTTCTTAACGAGCAATTAATCAATAAAGGAGAAGAGCCAGTTGCATTTGATCATGATTGTCGCGAAGGAATTTGCGGAATGTGTTCATTATTTATTAACGGAGAGGCGCATGGACCAGATAGAGGTGTAACAACTTGTCAATTGCACATGCGTATGTTTAAAGATGGAGATACGATTTTTATCGAGCCATTTAGAGCAAAGGCTTTTCCGGTAATTAAAGATTTAGTTGTTGATAGAACTTCTTTTGATAGAATTCAACACGCTGGAGGATTTATCTCTGTAAATACATCAGGAAATACGATTGATGCAAATACAATTCCGATTAACAAACATGATGCAGATATGGCTTTTGATGCTGCTACCTGCATTGGTTGTGGAGCTTGTGTTGCAACTTGTAAAAACTCATCAGCAATGTTATTCGTTTCTGCTAAAGTGTCTCAATATGCTTTATTGCCACAAGGTCGTATCGAAGCTACGGATCGTGTTTTAAACATGGTTCACCAAATGGATGCTGAAGGTTTTGGTAACTGTACCAATACTGGAGCTTGCGAAGTAGAATGTCCTAAAGGAATTTCTCTTGAAAATATTGCACGTATGAACCGTGAGTATTTATCAGCAAGTTTAAAAGGATAA
- a CDS encoding polymer-forming cytoskeletal protein, translating to MHNSVFKLVTIKEVKEIYPFLVEREGFDYFEEWDEQDFFLVANQDVDFEGNFYLDLYEDKEKKWLCKLLNLLLKGIDTLRIEGVLINGNFSTNGTIINAEGDYGPYVFIAGNVNCQSMLLGGSYVEIKGNVRAQEVVMTSYNHGNFKCDGVIEAPVFIVEDHYTTFAERKNKLFYYNDRADDFDTENECEYDEVSGEDIISIELRKHLDNPLIETFEELKRELEFGELILKQNNPPAKTYEYWRGRVLSNYRDLKLVPKEFKTEELCNLALNITYHALPFIDKSLITFEFCDKLIGKDGFAIQVIPDEFMTKELCFKASENGTMLRLIPEEYYSEELILLVFKNAKHQPDINDVPSAFITESLLKEYVKIGKGLWLDKACKENEIDKLSILKQVIDSGIEYLDTVFGNHFSKEIVDYAFSVYGGKNKEEWSKYVQKYKIKFERLELSEYL from the coding sequence ATGCATAATTCAGTTTTTAAATTAGTTACCATTAAAGAAGTTAAAGAAATCTATCCTTTTTTGGTTGAGCGAGAAGGGTTTGATTATTTTGAGGAATGGGATGAACAGGATTTCTTTCTTGTAGCAAATCAAGATGTCGATTTTGAGGGCAACTTTTATTTAGACCTTTATGAGGATAAAGAAAAGAAATGGTTGTGCAAATTATTAAATCTACTGTTAAAAGGGATTGATACGTTAAGAATTGAAGGTGTTTTAATAAATGGAAATTTCTCTACAAACGGAACTATAATAAATGCCGAAGGAGATTATGGACCCTACGTTTTTATTGCGGGTAATGTTAATTGCCAAAGTATGTTATTAGGTGGTTCATATGTTGAGATAAAAGGCAATGTTAGGGCTCAGGAAGTTGTGATGACTTCTTATAATCACGGTAATTTTAAATGTGACGGTGTAATTGAAGCTCCTGTATTTATAGTCGAAGATCATTATACAACATTTGCGGAGCGTAAAAACAAACTGTTTTATTATAATGACAGAGCAGATGATTTTGATACTGAAAACGAATGTGAATACGATGAAGTTTCTGGGGAGGACATTATCTCGATAGAATTGCGAAAACATCTTGATAATCCTTTAATAGAAACTTTTGAAGAATTAAAACGAGAATTAGAATTTGGAGAATTGATTTTAAAACAAAATAATCCTCCTGCTAAAACGTATGAATATTGGCGCGGTCGTGTTTTATCAAATTATAGAGATCTTAAATTGGTTCCGAAAGAATTTAAAACCGAGGAGCTTTGTAATCTGGCGTTAAATATTACCTATCACGCTTTGCCATTTATTGATAAGAGTTTGATAACTTTTGAATTCTGCGATAAATTAATTGGCAAAGATGGTTTTGCAATTCAAGTTATTCCGGATGAATTTATGACTAAAGAACTTTGTTTTAAAGCCTCTGAAAATGGAACAATGTTAAGATTAATTCCAGAAGAATATTATTCTGAAGAATTGATTCTGTTAGTTTTTAAGAATGCAAAACATCAACCAGATATTAATGATGTTCCTTCGGCGTTTATTACTGAAAGTTTGCTCAAAGAATATGTAAAAATTGGAAAAGGATTATGGCTTGATAAGGCTTGTAAAGAAAATGAAATAGATAAATTATCTATTTTGAAACAAGTAATCGATTCAGGGATAGAATATTTAGATACTGTTTTTGGAAATCATTTTAGTAAAGAAATAGTTGATTATGCTTTTTCTGTATATGGTGGTAAAAACAAAGAGGAATGGAGTAAATATGTTCAAAAATACAAGATTAAATTTGAGCGTTTAGAGTTGAGTGAATATTTATAA
- a CDS encoding aminopeptidase P family protein has protein sequence MKYHQINNSLFIKNREKFIAQMKPNSVAVFNSNDIYPVSADSTLPFAQHRDIFYLSGVDQEESILLLFPDAPYENQREILFLKETNDHIAVWEGEKLTKQRAFEVSGIKTVYWLQDFEKVLNEMMTYADTMYINTNEHYRATVETETREARFVKWWKERYPAHQVAKSNPILQRIRSVKESEEIDLIQQACNITEKGFRRLLSFVKPNVTEYEIEAELIHEFIRNRSKGFAYTPIIASGNNANVLHYIENNQQCKAGDLILLDVAAEYANYSSDMSRTIPVSGTYTARQKAVYNAVLRVKDEATKMLTPGTLWKQYHLEVGKIMTSELLDLKLIDKADVQNENPDWPAYKKYFMHGTSHHMGLDTHDYGLLHEPMKANMVFTVEPGIYIPAEGFGIRIEDNVVIQETGEPFNLMRNIPIEADEIESLMNV, from the coding sequence ATGAAATATCATCAAATAAACAACTCTCTTTTTATAAAAAATCGCGAAAAATTCATAGCTCAAATGAAGCCTAATAGTGTAGCGGTTTTTAATTCAAATGATATTTATCCAGTTAGCGCCGATAGCACATTACCATTTGCTCAACATAGAGATATTTTTTACCTAAGCGGAGTAGATCAGGAAGAAAGCATCTTATTACTTTTCCCAGATGCACCATATGAAAACCAACGTGAAATTTTGTTTTTAAAAGAAACCAATGACCATATTGCTGTTTGGGAAGGGGAAAAACTAACCAAACAACGTGCCTTTGAAGTTTCTGGAATCAAAACCGTTTATTGGTTACAAGATTTTGAAAAAGTCTTAAACGAAATGATGACTTATGCCGATACAATGTACATTAATACTAATGAGCATTATCGTGCAACTGTTGAAACTGAAACTCGTGAAGCTCGTTTTGTAAAATGGTGGAAAGAAAGATATCCAGCACATCAGGTTGCCAAAAGTAACCCAATATTACAACGCATTCGTTCGGTAAAAGAAAGCGAAGAAATCGATTTGATTCAGCAAGCGTGTAATATCACCGAAAAAGGTTTCCGAAGATTATTATCTTTTGTAAAACCAAATGTAACTGAATACGAAATCGAAGCGGAGCTTATTCACGAATTTATTCGCAATCGCTCTAAAGGTTTTGCTTATACTCCTATTATTGCTTCAGGAAATAACGCAAACGTACTGCACTATATCGAAAACAACCAACAATGTAAAGCTGGAGATTTAATCTTGCTGGATGTTGCTGCCGAATATGCTAATTATTCTAGCGATATGTCTCGTACAATTCCAGTATCGGGTACCTATACCGCTCGCCAAAAAGCAGTTTACAATGCTGTTTTACGCGTAAAAGATGAAGCTACAAAAATGCTTACACCTGGAACGCTTTGGAAACAATATCATTTAGAAGTTGGAAAAATAATGACTTCTGAATTATTAGATTTAAAACTAATTGACAAAGCCGATGTACAGAACGAAAACCCGGATTGGCCAGCCTACAAAAAATATTTCATGCACGGAACTTCTCACCACATGGGATTAGATACGCATGATTACGGATTGTTGCACGAACCTATGAAAGCCAATATGGTTTTTACAGTTGAACCTGGAATTTACATTCCTGCTGAAGGTTTCGGTATTCGTATAGAAGATAATGTTGTGATTCAGGAAACAGGAGAGCCATTTAATTTAATGCGTAATATTCCTATTGAAGCTGATGAAATAGAAAGCTTAATGAACGTTTAA
- a CDS encoding roadblock/LC7 domain-containing protein, protein MQGSIDLNTLVTETGAESGLIFSIDGILIESVNLEYDGNVAAMIGMILKMCLEMSEDINIGGLKQVMIKNDGGIVVANKDQDDNCIALLSKDTSKMGLLLRRMETIHNN, encoded by the coding sequence ATGCAAGGAAGTATTGATTTAAACACGTTGGTGACTGAAACGGGAGCCGAATCTGGATTGATTTTTAGTATAGACGGCATTTTAATTGAATCGGTTAATCTGGAGTACGATGGTAACGTTGCGGCAATGATTGGTATGATTTTGAAAATGTGCTTGGAAATGTCGGAAGATATTAATATCGGAGGACTTAAACAGGTCATGATTAAGAATGACGGAGGGATTGTAGTTGCAAACAAAGATCAAGATGATAATTGTATTGCTTTGCTTTCAAAAGATACTAGTAAAATGGGGCTTTTGCTTCGTAGGATGGAGACTATACATAATAACTAA
- a CDS encoding hydroxymethylglutaryl-CoA synthase family protein has product MKTGIDAISFDVANIHLPIKILATARNIEPEKLEKGLGLIKMTLPDTYQDTVVFGANALTKLITENQINLNEISRIYVGTESAIDSSKPISSFLIALMEQKFGEDTLSECDVVDFTFACIGGVDALQNCIDFIKLNPTKKAIVVTTDFAKYDLNSTGEYTQGAGALAMLVTSNPRIIAFDENWATSTKGVFDFFKPYRSLSKETITQNKNNESWFDNLESEIEIHKDQPVFDGQYSNQCYMDRTRNAYFSFKKLKNTTETLYNTWSSIIMHLPYSFQGRRMLSEIYALDSTEKIIAENIEPADYQNKIKEVGKSDAYKTFVTEKLQPAELASSLIGNLYTGSIFMGLLSTLAHFYDTKTEISGTKFGFLAYGSGSKSKVFEGTIQPEWQSALTETKLFETLEKSTEIDFETYEKLHKKEQKQSIRTPKNEWVLDRIEKEIPNLIGARYYKWVD; this is encoded by the coding sequence ATGAAAACAGGAATTGATGCTATTTCTTTTGATGTAGCCAACATACATTTGCCCATAAAAATTTTGGCTACAGCCAGAAATATCGAACCCGAAAAATTAGAAAAAGGCTTGGGTTTAATCAAAATGACCCTCCCAGACACTTATCAAGATACAGTCGTTTTTGGCGCAAATGCACTAACAAAACTAATTACTGAAAACCAAATAAACTTAAATGAAATAAGTCGAATTTACGTTGGAACCGAAAGCGCAATTGATAGTTCGAAACCTATAAGTTCTTTTTTGATTGCATTAATGGAACAAAAATTTGGTGAAGACACTTTATCTGAATGTGATGTTGTCGATTTTACTTTTGCTTGTATCGGAGGTGTTGATGCATTACAAAACTGCATTGACTTTATTAAACTAAACCCAACAAAAAAAGCAATTGTCGTTACAACCGATTTTGCTAAATACGATTTAAATTCAACTGGAGAATATACTCAAGGGGCTGGAGCACTAGCAATGTTAGTAACTTCAAACCCTAGAATTATTGCTTTCGATGAAAATTGGGCAACAAGTACAAAAGGTGTTTTTGACTTTTTTAAACCATACAGAAGCCTCTCAAAAGAAACAATTACACAAAACAAAAATAACGAATCTTGGTTTGACAACTTAGAATCTGAGATTGAGATTCATAAAGATCAACCCGTTTTTGACGGACAATACTCTAATCAGTGTTATATGGATCGTACTCGCAACGCATACTTTTCATTCAAGAAACTAAAGAATACTACAGAAACTTTATACAATACTTGGAGTAGCATTATCATGCACCTTCCCTACTCTTTTCAAGGAAGAAGAATGTTATCAGAAATTTATGCTTTAGACAGTACAGAAAAAATTATTGCAGAGAATATTGAACCCGCTGATTATCAAAACAAAATCAAAGAAGTTGGAAAATCAGATGCATACAAAACATTTGTAACTGAGAAATTGCAACCTGCAGAATTAGCTTCGTCATTAATAGGTAACCTTTACACAGGTTCTATTTTTATGGGACTATTATCGACTTTGGCTCATTTTTACGATACCAAAACAGAAATATCAGGAACCAAATTTGGGTTTCTTGCTTACGGAAGCGGTTCTAAATCAAAAGTTTTCGAAGGAACAATTCAGCCCGAATGGCAATCGGCTCTTACTGAAACCAAACTTTTTGAGACTTTAGAAAAAAGCACCGAAATTGATTTTGAAACTTATGAAAAGCTTCACAAAAAAGAACAAAAACAAAGCATCCGAACTCCTAAAAACGAATGGGTTTTAGATAGAATCGAAAAAGAAATCCCTAATTTAATTGGGGCAAGATATTATAAATGGGTTGATTAA